A region from the Mycobacterium heidelbergense genome encodes:
- a CDS encoding acyl-ACP desaturase, whose translation MSAQLTDLQLLHELEPVVEKYLNRHLSMHKPWNPHDYIPWSDGKNYYALGGQDWDPEQSKLSDLAQVAMVQNLMTEDNLPSYHREIAMNFGMDGAWGQWVNRWTAEENRHGIALRDYLVVTRAIDPVELEKLRIEVVNRGFSPGQNHQVREDLFAESLFDSVIYVTFQELATRISHRNTGKACNEPIADQMLAKISADENLHMIFYRDVSEAGFEIDPNRATKSLHKILRNFQMPGFQVPEFRRKAVFIAVGGVYDPRIHLDEVVMPVLKKWRFFEREDITGEAAELRDDLALLIKELEQACDKFEVSKQRQLDREARTGKKVTAHELHQTAGKLVMSRR comes from the coding sequence ATGTCAGCCCAGCTGACCGACCTACAGCTGTTGCACGAACTTGAACCGGTGGTCGAGAAGTACCTCAACCGCCACCTGAGCATGCATAAGCCCTGGAACCCGCACGACTACATCCCGTGGTCGGACGGGAAGAACTACTACGCGCTCGGCGGTCAGGACTGGGACCCCGAACAGAGCAAGCTGTCGGACCTCGCCCAGGTGGCGATGGTGCAGAACCTGATGACCGAAGACAATCTCCCGTCGTATCACCGCGAGATCGCGATGAACTTCGGCATGGACGGCGCCTGGGGGCAGTGGGTCAACCGCTGGACCGCCGAAGAGAACCGGCATGGGATCGCGCTGCGCGACTACCTGGTGGTGACCCGCGCGATCGACCCGGTCGAACTGGAGAAGCTGCGCATCGAGGTGGTCAACCGGGGATTCAGCCCGGGCCAGAATCACCAGGTCCGAGAGGACTTGTTCGCCGAGAGCCTGTTCGACTCGGTCATCTACGTCACGTTCCAGGAGCTGGCGACCCGGATTTCGCACCGCAACACCGGCAAGGCCTGCAACGAGCCGATCGCCGACCAGATGCTGGCCAAGATCTCGGCGGACGAGAACCTGCACATGATCTTCTACCGGGACGTCAGCGAGGCCGGGTTCGAGATCGACCCCAACCGGGCGACGAAGTCGCTGCACAAGATCCTGCGGAACTTCCAAATGCCCGGCTTCCAGGTGCCCGAATTCCGGCGCAAAGCCGTCTTCATCGCCGTCGGCGGCGTATACGACCCACGCATCCACCTCGACGAGGTCGTCATGCCGGTGCTGAAGAAATGGCGCTTCTTCGAGCGTGAGGACATCACCGGTGAGGCGGCCGAATTGCGCGACGATCTTGCCCTGTTGATCAAGGAACTCGAGCAGGCCTGCGACAAGTTCGAAGTGTCCAAGCAGCGCCAGCTCGACCGGGAAGCCCGTACCGGCAAGAAGGTCACCGCACACGAGCTGCATCAAACCGCCGGCAAGCTGGTGATGAGCCGCCGGTAG
- a CDS encoding oxygenase MpaB family protein: protein MTQHTSAACPLTSGVGGNDPNTAGEAALPGGPPDGSGASSGCPVSPLGYQAPPTPLGPDSLTWRYFGDWRGMLQGPWAGSMQNMHPQLGAAVIDHSTFFRERWPRLLRSLYPIGGVVFDGDRAPVTGAEVRDYHVDIKGVDERGRRYHALNPDVFYWAHATFFVGTILVAERFCGGLTEAQKRQLFDEHVAWYRMYGMSMRPVPASWEEFQAYWDHMCRNVLEDNRAARAVLDLTELPKPPFAQWLPDRLWAAQRTVLAPFFVWLTVGLYDPPVRELMGYRWSRRDEWLHRRFGDFVRLVFAVVPRRYRKHPRARAGWDRASGAIPADTPLVHTPARNLPPVDERDNSKHYCPNVS from the coding sequence GTGACTCAACATACGTCCGCAGCCTGCCCGCTGACCAGCGGCGTAGGCGGTAACGACCCGAACACCGCGGGCGAGGCGGCACTTCCCGGTGGGCCGCCGGACGGCTCCGGTGCGTCCAGCGGCTGTCCGGTGTCGCCGCTGGGCTACCAGGCACCGCCCACGCCGCTTGGCCCCGATTCGTTGACGTGGCGCTATTTCGGGGATTGGCGCGGCATGCTGCAGGGCCCATGGGCGGGATCCATGCAGAACATGCACCCGCAACTCGGTGCGGCGGTCATCGACCACTCGACGTTCTTCCGGGAGCGCTGGCCACGCCTGCTGCGCTCGTTGTACCCGATCGGCGGCGTCGTTTTCGACGGCGACCGCGCCCCGGTCACCGGCGCAGAGGTGCGCGACTACCACGTCGACATCAAGGGGGTTGACGAGCGGGGCCGTCGCTATCATGCGTTGAATCCCGACGTCTTCTACTGGGCACACGCGACCTTCTTTGTCGGCACTATCCTTGTGGCCGAGCGGTTTTGCGGCGGGTTGACCGAGGCGCAGAAACGGCAGCTGTTCGACGAGCACGTCGCGTGGTACCGGATGTACGGGATGAGCATGCGACCGGTGCCGGCGTCCTGGGAGGAGTTTCAGGCCTACTGGGATCACATGTGCCGCAATGTCTTAGAGGACAATCGGGCCGCGCGTGCGGTGCTCGACCTGACCGAGCTGCCCAAACCGCCGTTTGCCCAATGGCTTCCGGACCGGCTGTGGGCCGCCCAGCGCACAGTGCTGGCCCCGTTCTTCGTGTGGCTCACGGTCGGTCTCTACGATCCGCCGGTGCGCGAGCTGATGGGCTACCGGTGGTCACGCCGCGACGAATGGCTGCACCGGCGTTTCGGCGACTTTGTCCGCCTCGTGTTCGCCGTCGTGCCAAGGCGATACCGCAAGCACCCGCGGGCCCGGGCCGGCTGGGATCGTGCCAGCGGGGCGATCCCAGCCGACACACCGCTGGTGCACACGCCGGCGCGCAACCTGCCGCCGGTGGATGAGCGCGACAACTCGAAGCACTACTGCCCGAACGTGTCCTAG
- a CDS encoding zinc transporter Slc39a7 has protein sequence MTEQHTHDGPHAHEHHHADVTHTHAHTTHEHDHLAHEHPHAHDDGTEHTHQHVHQSDLEDRHNHTHG, from the coding sequence ATGACCGAACAGCACACCCACGACGGGCCACATGCGCACGAACACCACCATGCCGACGTGACTCACACGCACGCGCACACCACGCACGAGCACGACCATCTGGCGCATGAACACCCCCACGCCCACGACGACGGAACCGAACACACCCATCAGCACGTGCACCAGTCCGATCTGGAAGACCGGCACAACCACACCCACGGCTAG
- a CDS encoding ArsR/SmtB family transcription factor: MHAGNSEDRLPDDQAGLVVEVFRMLADATRVQVLWSLTHREMSVNELAEHVGKPAPSVSQHLAKLRMARLVRTRRDGTTIFYSLENDHVRQLVIDAVCNAEHAGPGVPRHHRGESELKAVAGSSRRRRMPAE; the protein is encoded by the coding sequence ATGCATGCAGGTAATAGCGAAGACCGCCTGCCCGACGACCAGGCCGGTCTGGTCGTCGAGGTTTTCCGGATGTTGGCCGACGCCACCCGTGTGCAGGTGCTCTGGTCGCTGACGCATCGAGAGATGTCCGTCAACGAACTCGCCGAGCACGTGGGCAAGCCCGCGCCTTCCGTCTCTCAGCACCTCGCGAAGCTGCGAATGGCGCGCCTGGTCCGCACCCGCCGGGACGGGACCACCATCTTCTACAGCCTGGAGAACGACCACGTCCGCCAGCTGGTCATCGATGCGGTCTGCAACGCCGAGCATGCCGGTCCCGGGGTTCCTCGTCATCACCGCGGCGAGAGCGAGCTGAAGGCGGTCGCCGGATCATCGCGGAGACGTCGGATGCCGGCCGAATAA
- a CDS encoding nucleoside deaminase has translation MTDFAQRTIDLARQNVAEGGRPFATVIVKDGEVLAESANKVAQTNDPTAHAEILAIRQACMKLGTEHLVDSTVYALAHPCPMCLGSLYYCSPKEVIFLIARESYEQYYLDDRKYFEVSTFYDEFAKAWERRRLPMRYQPREAAVDVYRLWNERNGGRRKATTVPPG, from the coding sequence GTGACGGACTTCGCCCAGCGGACGATCGACCTGGCCCGCCAAAACGTCGCGGAGGGCGGTCGCCCGTTCGCGACGGTGATCGTCAAAGACGGCGAGGTCCTCGCCGAGAGCGCCAACAAGGTGGCCCAGACGAACGATCCGACCGCGCACGCGGAGATCCTGGCCATCCGACAGGCCTGCATGAAGCTGGGCACCGAGCACCTGGTCGACAGCACCGTCTACGCGCTGGCCCACCCGTGCCCGATGTGCCTGGGCTCGCTGTATTACTGCTCGCCCAAGGAAGTCATCTTCCTGATCGCCCGCGAGTCGTACGAGCAGTACTACCTCGATGACCGCAAGTACTTCGAGGTTTCCACGTTCTACGACGAATTCGCCAAGGCCTGGGAGCGGCGCCGCCTCCCCATGCGCTACCAGCCCCGGGAGGCCGCGGTCGACGTATACCGCCTGTGGAACGAACGCAACGGCGGCCGGCGCAAAGCGACGACCGTCCCACCGGGCTGA
- a CDS encoding class I SAM-dependent methyltransferase, whose translation MARTDRDRWDLATSVGATATMVAAQRAISSDEKLIDDPYAAPLVRAVGIDVYVRLVNGQIPVGGGSEFDPHRMARGMACRTRFYDNFFVEATRSGIGQAVILASGLDARAYRLPWSAGTVVYEVDMPEVIEFKTLTLNDLGAEPTAERRTVAVDLRDDWATALREAGFDPHAPAAWSAEGLLVYLPDAAQDALFDNITALSAPGSRLAFDSVPDTTVFADERWRAHHDRMSELGFEIDFNDLVYHGQRGHIVDHLTQRGWRTSSQTVKELHAANGFVYPDDDVAEAFADVTYNSAVLAR comes from the coding sequence ATGGCGCGCACCGATCGTGATCGTTGGGATCTGGCGACGAGCGTCGGGGCGACGGCGACCATGGTCGCCGCCCAGCGAGCAATTTCTTCCGACGAGAAGTTGATCGATGATCCCTACGCGGCGCCGCTGGTGCGTGCCGTCGGAATTGACGTGTATGTCCGGCTGGTGAACGGCCAGATTCCCGTCGGCGGGGGGTCCGAATTCGATCCGCATCGGATGGCCCGGGGAATGGCTTGTCGCACAAGGTTCTACGACAACTTTTTCGTGGAAGCCACACGGAGCGGCATCGGCCAGGCGGTGATCCTCGCGTCGGGGCTGGACGCGCGTGCCTACCGCCTGCCGTGGTCGGCGGGCACCGTCGTCTACGAGGTCGACATGCCAGAGGTGATCGAGTTCAAGACGCTGACCCTAAACGATCTCGGCGCCGAGCCGACCGCGGAGCGTCGCACCGTCGCCGTCGACCTGCGCGACGACTGGGCCACCGCACTGCGGGAGGCGGGGTTTGACCCGCACGCTCCGGCGGCGTGGAGCGCCGAGGGGTTACTCGTCTATCTGCCGGACGCGGCCCAGGACGCACTGTTCGACAACATCACCGCGCTGAGCGCTCCCGGCAGTCGGCTGGCCTTCGACTCGGTGCCCGACACCACGGTGTTCGCCGACGAACGCTGGCGCGCGCACCACGACCGGATGAGCGAACTCGGCTTCGAAATCGACTTCAACGATCTCGTCTATCACGGCCAGCGCGGCCACATCGTCGACCACCTGACCCAGCGCGGCTGGCGGACGTCGTCGCAGACCGTCAAGGAACTGCACGCGGCCAATGGGTTCGTCTATCCCGACGACGACGTCGCCGAAGCCTTCGCCGACGTGACGTACAACAGCGCGGTACTCGCCCGATAG
- a CDS encoding TIGR04255 family protein, which translates to MLRKMTVDAASQNPPVALVTMEIRHPATDSLTESSSGELRRLLADHLPIERQAQDVAWAMGAGGNPTPAAERFVRYVNRDNTIAASMKTQAVVIETTAYTNFDELVDVVMRVVDARSQFSPIVGVERLGLRYVLEVRVPVGVDGRIEWSNWIAEPLLGPQRIAPAGLTLTEWQGAAVYREAQPGKSMIVRYGPGVGQALDASYHLRRTLPAQQGPFFLLDIDSFWTPTGAIPEYDRDAVLTTFQDLYQPARTVFAEMLTNRLKDDLLSS; encoded by the coding sequence ATGCTTCGCAAGATGACTGTCGATGCGGCCTCCCAGAACCCGCCCGTAGCCCTGGTAACGATGGAAATCCGTCACCCAGCAACGGATTCCCTCACCGAATCATCGAGCGGAGAGCTCAGACGCCTGCTCGCCGACCACCTGCCCATCGAACGCCAGGCGCAGGACGTGGCCTGGGCGATGGGAGCTGGCGGAAACCCGACGCCGGCCGCCGAGCGTTTCGTCCGCTACGTCAACCGAGATAACACGATTGCCGCCTCGATGAAGACCCAGGCGGTCGTCATCGAGACCACCGCGTACACCAACTTCGACGAGTTGGTCGATGTGGTGATGCGGGTCGTCGACGCCCGCTCACAATTCTCACCGATCGTCGGGGTCGAGCGCCTCGGATTGCGCTATGTCCTCGAGGTCCGGGTCCCCGTGGGCGTAGATGGCCGGATCGAGTGGAGCAACTGGATCGCGGAGCCGCTGCTCGGACCGCAGCGCATCGCGCCGGCCGGCCTGACCCTGACCGAGTGGCAGGGCGCCGCCGTGTACCGCGAGGCCCAACCGGGCAAGTCGATGATCGTGCGCTACGGCCCGGGCGTCGGCCAGGCGCTCGACGCGAGTTACCACCTGCGCCGGACGTTGCCGGCCCAACAGGGACCGTTCTTCCTTCTGGACATCGACAGCTTCTGGACTCCGACCGGGGCCATTCCCGAATATGACCGGGATGCGGTGCTGACGACGTTCCAGGACCTCTACCAACCCGCGCGCACGGTGTTCGCTGAGATGCTCACCAACCGCCTGAAGGACGACCTGCTCAGCAGCTAA
- a CDS encoding DUF2384 domain-containing protein translates to MALTLERAVEASEIVDALKSFGVTQVDVAAVAQVSDRAVRGWRTGDIRPDRYDRLAQLRDLVLLLSDSLTQRGVGQWLHAKNRLLDGARPVELLAEDRYQEVRGAAESFIDGSYV, encoded by the coding sequence ATGGCACTTACCTTGGAACGGGCCGTCGAGGCAAGCGAGATCGTGGATGCGCTGAAATCCTTCGGTGTCACGCAGGTCGACGTTGCCGCTGTGGCGCAGGTCTCCGACCGAGCGGTGCGTGGGTGGCGCACTGGCGACATCCGCCCGGACCGATATGACCGGCTTGCACAGCTTCGTGACTTGGTTCTGCTGCTCTCAGACTCGCTCACCCAACGCGGCGTCGGCCAGTGGCTGCATGCCAAGAACCGCTTGCTGGACGGTGCACGCCCGGTTGAACTACTCGCTGAGGACCGCTACCAGGAGGTTCGCGGCGCTGCCGAATCCTTTATCGACGGCTCCTACGTGTGA
- a CDS encoding RES family NAD+ phosphorylase, with translation MTGRYWHQGPTRHPLASCADPAKGDGRYHRKGEPGVWYASNREQGAWAELFRHFIDDGVDPFEVKRRIGRVSVDLEVLDLTDKTTRSHLGVTEADLVSDDYALTQTIAYAARDAGFDAILAPAAALPGCETLAVFAHALPDITAERSTVRQPPPRLADLLPQIRPHEDVTDTARRILLTVGQFGAEAIRRRRSLSDQ, from the coding sequence CTGACCGGCCGTTACTGGCACCAGGGCCCCACCCGGCATCCCTTGGCATCCTGCGCAGACCCCGCCAAAGGGGATGGTCGCTACCACCGTAAAGGGGAGCCGGGGGTTTGGTACGCCTCCAATCGGGAGCAAGGCGCCTGGGCGGAGCTTTTTCGTCACTTCATTGATGACGGCGTGGATCCCTTCGAGGTGAAGCGCCGCATTGGCCGGGTCTCGGTCGACCTCGAGGTGCTCGACCTCACCGACAAGACGACACGATCACATCTCGGCGTGACTGAGGCGGACCTCGTATCCGACGACTACGCCTTAACGCAAACCATCGCCTACGCCGCTCGCGATGCGGGGTTTGACGCCATACTCGCCCCGGCAGCTGCCCTACCCGGATGCGAAACGCTGGCAGTGTTCGCTCATGCACTGCCCGACATCACCGCCGAGCGGTCCACGGTTCGCCAACCCCCGCCACGGCTGGCGGACCTTCTCCCGCAGATTCGACCACACGAAGACGTGACGGACACAGCGCGTCGGATTCTTCTAACCGTCGGACAGTTTGGGGCCGAAGCGATTCGGCGCCGCCGTTCGCTGAGCGATCAATAA
- a CDS encoding GMC family oxidoreductase encodes MTLNSDDPHEQPDIKLNYLSSELDIIGLREGVRFAYDILTKGDGFKDIVIGQYPWDMPLHSDELMRTSIQDRVQTSYHPCGTNRLSKNIDQGVVDPKLKVHGVNKLRVVDASVFPIIPDCRIQNTVYMVGEKGADLVKADHKDLYK; translated from the coding sequence GTGACGCTCAATAGCGATGACCCGCATGAGCAGCCCGACATCAAGCTGAACTACCTCTCCAGTGAGCTTGACATCATCGGCTTGCGCGAGGGCGTCAGGTTCGCCTACGACATCCTCACCAAGGGTGATGGCTTCAAGGACATCGTCATCGGCCAGTACCCGTGGGATATGCCTCTGCACTCCGACGAGCTGATGAGGACGTCTATTCAAGACCGCGTTCAGACGTCATACCACCCGTGCGGCACCAACCGGCTGTCCAAGAACATCGACCAGGGCGTGGTCGACCCCAAGCTCAAGGTCCACGGCGTCAACAAACTGCGCGTCGTCGATGCGTCCGTCTTCCCGATCATCCCGGACTGCCGCATCCAAAACACCGTCTACATGGTGGGCGAGAAGGGCGCGGACCTGGTCAAGGCTGACCACAAGGATCTGTACAAGTAA
- a CDS encoding cytochrome P450 has translation MNSVRAVAGAVRDSGSMIGRGVLQDLRRAKVRHAGPRVARTTFDPTRPDAIANPFPQLARLRAQRVAVNERLNVWMLSRYDDIVAAARAHDTLSSASGILLRSMPMPGVVSTDEPDHSRLRRITAASFTPGAVRRLEDTLGDLAKPGVEALLGGQTVDVVSALTVPLPVAAIALILGVDETRRGEFQRYSEDFRSVFAVSSLAEVTSSTRRALPGMLAMRSLILDELDRRTTAPTDDVLGRVRQALDEGDMSMLEALTAALILLVAGSETTTNLLGILLMQLARDPRLYDRLRENRDLIPAATEEALRWGCPVQWVGRTTLAPYTIGDITIPPRSRVVLFYAGANHDPDRFDRPEDFDIDRGGAGHVAFGHGAHFCMGAHLARLEVRVALNQILDAAERIELAGPVTWTTTPSLSGPTSVPIRVVR, from the coding sequence ATGAACTCGGTGCGCGCTGTTGCGGGCGCGGTGCGTGATTCGGGGTCGATGATCGGCCGCGGTGTCCTGCAAGATCTGCGCCGCGCCAAGGTACGCCACGCCGGCCCGCGGGTTGCGCGGACCACCTTCGATCCCACCCGACCCGATGCCATCGCCAACCCGTTCCCGCAACTGGCGCGGCTGCGTGCGCAGCGGGTGGCGGTCAACGAGCGGTTGAACGTGTGGATGCTGTCGCGCTATGACGACATCGTCGCCGCGGCGCGCGCCCACGACACGTTGTCGTCGGCCTCGGGCATCCTGTTGCGGTCCATGCCCATGCCCGGTGTGGTGAGCACCGACGAGCCCGACCACAGCCGGTTGCGGCGTATCACCGCGGCATCGTTCACCCCGGGTGCGGTGCGCCGACTCGAAGATACGCTGGGCGATCTCGCCAAGCCCGGAGTCGAGGCGTTGCTGGGCGGCCAGACAGTCGATGTGGTTTCGGCGCTGACGGTGCCGCTGCCGGTAGCCGCGATCGCGCTGATCTTGGGTGTCGATGAAACCAGGCGCGGTGAATTCCAGAGGTACTCCGAGGATTTCCGATCCGTGTTCGCGGTGAGCTCACTGGCTGAGGTGACCAGTTCCACCCGACGGGCGCTGCCGGGGATGCTGGCGATGCGCAGCCTGATCCTCGACGAACTCGACCGACGAACGACCGCGCCCACCGATGATGTGCTGGGCCGAGTGCGTCAAGCCCTCGACGAGGGCGACATGTCGATGCTGGAGGCACTAACCGCCGCGCTGATCCTGTTGGTCGCCGGCAGCGAGACCACCACCAACCTGCTCGGGATCCTGCTGATGCAACTGGCCCGCGATCCGCGCCTCTACGACCGGTTGCGGGAGAACCGGGATCTGATTCCCGCCGCGACCGAGGAAGCGCTGCGGTGGGGCTGCCCGGTGCAGTGGGTTGGGCGCACAACGCTGGCGCCGTACACGATCGGTGACATCACCATTCCTCCACGCTCGCGGGTAGTGCTGTTCTACGCCGGCGCCAACCACGACCCCGATCGTTTCGACCGGCCCGAGGACTTCGACATCGACCGCGGCGGCGCCGGCCACGTCGCTTTCGGCCACGGCGCGCACTTCTGCATGGGTGCGCACCTGGCGCGCCTGGAAGTGCGTGTCGCACTGAATCAAATCCTCGACGCCGCAGAGCGGATCGAACTGGCCGGCCCTGTCACATGGACCACCACCCCATCGCTGTCCGGGCCCACATCGGTGCCGATACGGGTCGTGAGATGA